One Diabrotica virgifera virgifera chromosome 3, PGI_DIABVI_V3a genomic window carries:
- the LOC126881697 gene encoding ubiquitin-conjugating enzyme E2 S, translated as MASAGTMSNNVENLSPQIIRGVVREMQDLVNNPPEGIKVQINEEDVTDIQAFIDGPAGTPYCGGVFKVKLTLGKGFPQEPPKAHFLTKIFHPNVAPNGEICVNTLKKDWKSDLGIKHILLTVKCLLIVPNAESALNEEAGKLLLEHYDDYSQRAKMMTEIHAQQHKSKGIAGDGPLAKKHAGDKKLTAEKKKILKDKKRTLKRL; from the exons ATGGCTTCTGCTGGAACA ATGTCAAATAATGTTGAGAACCTCTCCCCACAAATAATAAGAGGGGTTGTAAGAGAAATGCAGGATCTAGTCAATAACCCTCCAGAGGGAATCAAAGTTCAAATTAACGAGGAAGATGTAACAGATATACAAGCTTTTATTGATGGCCCCGCAG GTACCCCATATTGTGGAGGCGTGTTCAAAGTAAAACTAACACTCGGTAAAGGTTTTCCACAGGAACCTCCCAAAGCTCATTTTTTGACAAAGATTTTCCATCCGAATGTAGCTCCAAATGGGGAAATTTGTGTCAATACTCTCAAAAAGGACTGGAAATCAGACCTCGGAATTAAACATATACTATTG ACTGTGAAGTGTCTTCTAATTGTACCAAATGCCGAGTCTGCCCTTAATGAAGAAGCAGGCAAACTCCTTTTAGAACATTATGATGATTATTCTCAAAGGGCAAAGATGATGACAGAAATTCATGCACAG CAACACAAAAGCAAAGGTATAGCAGGAGATGGCCCCCTAGCGAAGAAACATGCCGGTGACAAAAAACTAACAGCCGAAAAGAAAAAAATACTTAAAGACAAAAAGAGAACTTTAAAGCGTTTATGA